A genomic segment from Candidatus Bathyarchaeota archaeon encodes:
- a CDS encoding DUF2153 family protein, whose translation MTEDWVKIKTRQLKKIKALGPKDRLDMVEAIALMDQYILSSCQGWAQWIYNPMVISQFNEKELQDFYEKFKKFTMEFIEFDLKATKKLKPIPTDEGRPTNSGAYA comes from the coding sequence ATGACAGAAGATTGGGTAAAGATCAAGACAAGACAGCTGAAGAAGATAAAAGCTCTTGGTCCTAAAGACAGACTCGACATGGTAGAAGCTATAGCTTTAATGGATCAATATATCCTCAGTAGTTGCCAAGGATGGGCACAGTGGATATATAATCCTATGGTGATAAGCCAATTCAATGAAAAAGAGCTTCAGGATTTCTATGAGAAGTTTAAAAAGTTCACTATGGAATTCATTGAATTCGACCTGAAAGCAACTAAGAAACTGAAACCCATACCCACGGATGAAGGAAGACCTACTAACTCAGGTGCCTATGCTTAG